The DNA segment TATTGTACATCATGTATCAAATTCACTTCTAATGAATCCATTGGATAAAGTGGGAGAACAAGATTAAACGTAGTCCCTTGATTAATTTCACTTTCAACATCTATATATCCTCCGTGATCTTCAATTGTTTGAACTGCATGCGGAAGACCTAAGCCAGTTCCTTGTTGTTTAGAAGTATAAAAAGGCAAAAAGATTTTATGCATTTGTTCTGCAGTTATACCTTCACCTTGATCTGTCACTGATACACGAACTTGATTATTTTCAATTAAAGTTTGAGTTATCGTGACTTTTCCTCCTTTAGGCATCACTTCAATTGCATTTTTTAAAATATTCATAAATACTTTTTTTAATTCATAAGAGTCTCCTAGAATGCAATCAGACCCCTGATCACATGAAACATACTCAAACTCTATGTTTTTAAGTATTCCTTGAGGATGCATAAAATCAACAACTTGTGAGATTAGTGATGATAATGAAATAAAACGAAAAGATTTCTCAGTTGGCTTTGATAACACTAAGAATTCATTGAGAATAGATTCCATACGATTAAGTTCACTATCTATTATGCTAAGATACTGGCTACCTTCTTTAGTTACTTGATGTGACAATAATTGAGTAAATCCTTTTAGAGAGGTCATCGGATTGCGGATTTCATGTGCAATACTAGCAGCCAATTGCCCTAGTGTTGATAATGAGCGCAAATGTTCTATTTGCTTTCTTAATTGAATCTTTTCTGTATCATCACAAATGACAGTCATATATATATTTACGTTTTCATTAAAAATGGAGATTACATGATAAAACTTCTCTACAGCACTCTCATCAAATTTAGATGCTATCATCTCTGCAGAGCCTTTAGATAATAATGTCTTCATATATTGAATTGCACCAGGTTTTGAATCAGGTAACAAATCAAATAGTAAATTAAAATTTCCCCCTACAAATTCACTTGAAGATTCTTCAAAAAAAGTATCAATTTTTTGGTTAACTTCAATAATTATGCCTTCAACAGACGTCAATATTAATCCGTATGGAGCATGTTTAAAAATAGATTCATACTTTAAAAAATCTAAAACGTTTCCACTAGATATAATTTGCTCTTGAGATTGTTTAAAACGAATAACATACTGGAAATTCGATCGATCATAGCATCCTTCAAAATGGAAAACATTTTCACATGAGTCTAATAAGTAAATTTGACATTTTGCAATAGTTGAAATTATCGCATCTTGTAAAAAATTATTCCAAATCATTAATGATGACTTGTCCATTTTTTTTTCGAGTTCAGCGATCTTGTGACACGAGAAAAATTCTCTAGCCACACGATTCATTTTTAAAATTCCTTTCCCTTTTTTATAAGTTATAACTGAATCTTTATCATCGTAAAATAAAAAATCGAATACCTCCGTTATATTATCTTTAAACAAGTTAATCACCTCTCTTAACTAATTTTTATTTGATGATGTTCCATGTCTATATTAAGATAAGTAAATTAATTAGAATATTGCAATTAATTGGATTATTTCATATTAATTAGTCAAATAGTATAGGTCGTTTGATTCATATTGTTAGAAACGTCTTTCCTTGGTAAAATAGATTGAGCCAAAAAAAGGAGAAGGTTATATGAACATCGTCTTAACAACATTGAACGCTAAATATATTCATACAAACTTGGCATTGAGATGTCTAAAAGCAAGTGTGCAGCCTGAATTTAATCCAATCATTTCTGAATATACAATAAAAGATCCTGCATTCAATATAGTTTCAGAAATTTATTTAAAGAAACCAAAGGTTGTCGGTTTCAGTTGTTACATTTGGAATATTGAAGAAACGATAAAGGTCGTACGTTTACTAAAAAAAGTGAGTCCTGAAACTATTATCGTTTTTGGAGGACCTGAAGTATCATATGATTCAAACTATTGGTTAAGACGTATTGAAGAAATAGATTATATTGTAATGGGTGAAGGTGAAATTTCATTCAAACAGTTGCTCTTCTATGTGGAAGGAAGTATTCCTCTAAAAGAAGTACCTGGGATTTGTTATATGCAAGACAATAAATTCATGCTTCATCCACAAGGTCCAAAAATTGATCTACGCGAAATGCCATCACCATTTCGTTTTGAAGACGATATCCCTCATTTATCTAAGCGGATTACCTATATTGAAACGAGCAGAGGATGTCCATTCTCGTGTCAGTTTTGTTTATCATCGATAGAAGTAGGCGTAAGGTATTTTAATCGTGAAAAAGTAAAAGAAGACATCCGTTACTTAATGGCTCACGATGCAAAGATAATAAAATTTGTTGACCGTACATTTAATATCAGCCGCAGCTACGCAATGGAAATGTTTCAATTCTTAATTGATGAGCATCGACCTGGCGTTGTCTTTCAGTTCGAAATCACTGCAGATATTATGCGTCCAGAAGTCATCCAATTTTTGAACGATAATGCTCCTGCCGGTCTATTCCGTTTTGAAATCGGTGTCCAATCAACAAATGATTTAACAAATGAACTTGTAAAAAGAAAGCAAAACTTTGCTAAATTAACTCGAACTGTGACCATGGTGAAAGAAGGGGGAAAAATAGCCCAACATTTAGACTTAATTGCTGGGTTGCCTGAAGAAGATTATACATCTTTTAAACAAACTTTTAATGATGTATTTGCCATGGGACCTGAAGAATTACAGTTAGGTTTCCTTAAACTTTTACGTGGAACGGGACTACGAGTACAAGCTGAAGAGTATGGTTACGTATTTGTTGACCAAGCCCCTTACGAAATCTTTGCAAATAATGTTTTGAGCTTTGACGATATGTTACGAATAAAACAAGCTGAAGATGTTCTTGAAAAGTACTGGAATGATCATAGACTCGATAGAACGGTCGACTATTTGGTGAGTGAAACGTTTAAAACACCTTTTGATTTCTTTCAAGATTTTGGAACGTATTGGGAAGAAAAAGGATGGTCAAGGATTGGCCACCAACTTGAAGATTTGTTTAAACGACTTGATGAGTTTTTAATTCAAGATGGTCGTGCAGATATGACCATAGTGAAAAGTTTGATGAAACTTGATTACTTAGAACACCATCAATTCCAACCACGTAAACCTTGGTGGGATAAAGAGATGGCAAAAGAAGATCAATCAGCAATATATAGGAAAATTATTCAAAACCCGAATCTTGCTGGAATACCGTTTGCCGAACTTCATCTTCATGAACGAGAAGTATATAAGCAAACTTTACTAGTTCCATTCTCTCTTGATTTAGATGAACTTAAACAAAAACAAGTGGTTTCAAAAGAAGGATATTTATTAACCTTCTTCAAACCTGGACAAGCACCTCAATTTTCGTTTATAACAAAAGAGCAGGTATCCTGATTTCAGGACCTGCTCTTTTTTTAACCTATAATCACACGTTCTTTAGGATAATGATATTTCGTCTTTGTGGTTCGACCACCAATTGTGAAGAGGAATGATATCAAACCAACACGACCTACAAACATTAAAATCATAATAAGTGATTTGCCGAAACTCGATAATTCACTAGTAATTCCCAGAGACATTCCACATGTACCAAACGCTGATGTTATTTCGAAAACAATGGCTGTAATCGATAAAGTTGGTTCTGAAATTGATAATGCAATTGTTGCAAATAACACCATAAAAATAGCTAATATGATAACTGCAAATGATCGAAACACGTCGATTAGTTGAATTTCTCGATTGAATATTTGTATTTCATTTTTCCCTCGAGCAAAATTAATTAAGAAAAGTATCGCGATTGCAAACGTCGTCGTGCGAATTCCCCCGCCTACTGAACTTGGCGAAGCTCCTATAAACATCAATGCACTCATAAATACATTAGTACCTTGCGAAAACTCTGTTATATCAAATGTAACTAGACCACCTGATCGAGATGACACGGAGTGAAATAATGCTGTAAAAAATGCTTCATGCCATGACATTTCACGAAATGAATTAAACATTTCTAGAGCTAAAATTACAACCGTACCAACCAAGAGCAAAATTCCAAATGTTAGTGTTGTAATTTTTGTAAACAATGAAAAACGAAAATTCTTGTTTTTATTAGATAAAAAAGCTTTCATTTCGATTAAAACAGGAAACCCAATTGCACCTAAAATAATTAAAAACATGTTTATGATTTGCACAAAATAATCGTTATGGTAAGGAATCATTGATTCACCAGTGATATCAAACCCACCATTTGTCGTTGCAGAGACAGATGCAAACAACCCTTGTAAAAAAGCTTCTGAAAATGTGTCATAAAATTGAGTAAAGTACACAGTCAAAAGAAGCGCACCAATCAATTCAATGAGTAATAATAACCTTATGATTTCTATAATTAAGTTGACGACCCCGGACAATGAATGCTGGTTATGGTCAATCATAATTAATTGCCGTTCACGCAAACCAATTTTTTTCCCAATAAGTAACCATACGAACGTACCGAGAGACATGATGCCGATGCCTCCAAGTTGAAGGATGATCATTAACATAGCAATTCCAAAAGTTGTGTAGGTTTCTGATATGTTTAATACAGAGAGTCCTGTAACACTAACAGCACTTACAGAAGTAAATAAGCTATCAATAAAATTTACTTGAACTCCTTGTTGATGAACTCCAGGTAAATTTAATAGTCCCACTGATATTGCAATTGCTAGGAAATAATAAGAGACGATGGCTTGAACAGGTGTTAATTTTCGTATTCCACGAAAAATAGGATGCATAAAAAAATTCAAGTCCTTTCAAAGACGCTGTCGGTCATATGCTTATTCTAAGAAACTTTAACAAAAAAAGAAAGAGGAAATCTATTTTTTTACAAAAAAAAAGTACTTCTCTTTTCGAGAAGCACTTTAAATTAATCTGTTTATCGCATTATTTTCTTAGTATTTCTATTTCTATTCTCATTTTTTTTATCTTTATTTGTGTTTATTTTTGATGATTTCATCTTATTTCCATCATTTTTTATTTTTTTATTCGTGTGAATTTCTTCTTTTTTCAATTTAGTTTGTTGATTAGATTGAACGTTTACTTTATTTTCATTGGGTTTCTTTAGTTCATTCGATTGTTCTTTGTCGCTAGGCTTTTTTATGTCCTCTTTACTTTTGTTACCTTCCTTTTCGGACTTCACAGTTCCCTTTTGATTATGAGTTTGATTAACCTCACTAATTGGTGCTGTTCTTTCATTTACGTTATTTCTGGTGTGAGCTGGTTTAATTTTAACATTTTCACTTTCCTTACTTTGTGAATTGCGTTGTTTATTTTCCTTTGAATTTTTTTTCTCTTTTTCCACTTCGAGTTTATCATGATATTGTCGAACAGAAATACCTTCTATTTTTGCAATTTCACGATCAGAAGTAGAAGCATTGATCACTTTCACATTTTCTTTTGTCATAACTTGACTGGTCGAAGTGGAGACTGCAGTTGCAATTACTTTCCCTAAAGTTTCTTGATCTACTTCATTTTGATAAATGGCAGTAATGTTAATCTTCTCATTTTCCTCAATGGATTGTGATTGATTAATAATTCGAAGCATTACCCATGACAATGGTTTGCCTTTCCAAAAAGAAATATTACGTTTAAGAGCTACTCCATCTTCATTAAGGCCATTAAATAAATAAACTTTTCCATTTTTATCTATCCCAAGTTCTATACTTGGATTAATATCAATTTGAACAAAAGCGGAAACTGTTGATTGAGAAGGCAGTAGTATAAAGAATAATAGAATGGTTGTGGCAGCAATAGCAAACATTGGAGTTGTCCACTTTGTTTTTAATGAGATTCTTGGATGCTTCACTTGATTATAAGGTCGAAAAGATGCTTCTTCACCTACTTGGACAGAACTACAAATAGGAACTCCTTTTATAAAAAGTCCATCTGAAGTTAAAAAAATACTATAAGTAGCTTTTGTCTCAAACACAATTCCTTTTTGAGTATCCATCATGGCATCCGCCCTTTTAAGTAATCTTTAATGTAATGCAAATCGCTTTTTAGTAAAATGACAAGTGCCACAATATACTTGCGATGCCGTTCTAATGTTTTACGAGATACATGGACTAAACTTTCAAGATCTTTCATTGGTAATCTTTTTTTAGTTTGTAATATTTCATAAAACTCATCTGTTTCAACTATTATTTGAGCTATCTGAATAGCTGTTTGACGTGAATCTTCGTGTGAAGGAGAAACTTTAACTAATTCTTGGAAACTTAATCCAAAAGGTTTTAATAAAGATTCATACACTTTAATTTGGTGTTTTCTTTCTTCTTCCTGCTGCTTCGCTGTAAATTGTTCAAATGAATGAGAAGATTCTAAGATTGCAAATGAATCCTGATACTCTTCGTGTTCAGCTGTCATTTGACCTAAACTAAATTCTTTTCTTTTAGATTCTTTACGAATATAATCTATCAGTTTACGCCGAATCAGCAGGTGCGCGAACGTTAAAAAAGAGGCATTCTTATTTAATTCAAAATGCTCGATGGCTTCATAAAAGGCATACATCGCAACACTATATTCATCATCTTGTTCGCTAATATAGCGTTTACATACAAATGAGGCTGTTTTTTTCATAAAAGGAGTATAGGCTAAAAGAATTTCATGAAGAACTTCATTGTCCCCATTTTTCGCTTGTATTACTAGTTCTTCTATATCGATTTTTGATTGTTTCTTTGAAAATAGTCCTTGAATTGAAGCTAGTATCACAAGCTCACCCCATTTTGCACAATAGTTAAGTCCTATCGATTGTACCGGGTTCTTGTAAAAATGAAAAGTCATTTTGCGTTTCATTTTGTTAACAATTTATTTACGACATCGGAAAGATTTTTCATGTTCTTCAGACTATTCGAAGAGTTACCATATATTTATGGGGGTAAATAAAAAAACAGTTATAAATCAATTGATTTATAACTGTTTTAAAAATTTCTATATTTTTTTATTTTCATAAAATATTTATTAATTTTTCCTTCTAAGTCAAAGTTATTCTCTTGATTTCTTTCTAAATTTCGTCATCGCTAATGTATTACGATTTTTCATTCGTCCAGCGTATAGCACACCTACAGTTACTAAAATTATCATCGTCCACGCAATAATCGGATTAGCATCAAAGTATTCTTTTAAATAAAAGCGTTCATGAGTAATCATTCTAGCTGCTGTAAAGGCTAATACACCAGATCCAATATAAATAATGATTGGGTATTTATCAATGACTTTAATAAATAGAGTACTTCCCCATACCATAATAGGCACACTAATAATTAACCCTATTACCACCAATATGAAATTACCATGTGCAGCCCCGGCAACAGCCAGTACATTGTCTAAACCCATGATTGTGTCTGCAACAATAATCGTACCTATTGCTGACCATAAGTTTGTTGATGCTTTATGACCTTCTATTTCACTAT comes from the Paenisporosarcina antarctica genome and includes:
- a CDS encoding B12-binding domain-containing radical SAM protein, coding for MNIVLTTLNAKYIHTNLALRCLKASVQPEFNPIISEYTIKDPAFNIVSEIYLKKPKVVGFSCYIWNIEETIKVVRLLKKVSPETIIVFGGPEVSYDSNYWLRRIEEIDYIVMGEGEISFKQLLFYVEGSIPLKEVPGICYMQDNKFMLHPQGPKIDLREMPSPFRFEDDIPHLSKRITYIETSRGCPFSCQFCLSSIEVGVRYFNREKVKEDIRYLMAHDAKIIKFVDRTFNISRSYAMEMFQFLIDEHRPGVVFQFEITADIMRPEVIQFLNDNAPAGLFRFEIGVQSTNDLTNELVKRKQNFAKLTRTVTMVKEGGKIAQHLDLIAGLPEEDYTSFKQTFNDVFAMGPEELQLGFLKLLRGTGLRVQAEEYGYVFVDQAPYEIFANNVLSFDDMLRIKQAEDVLEKYWNDHRLDRTVDYLVSETFKTPFDFFQDFGTYWEEKGWSRIGHQLEDLFKRLDEFLIQDGRADMTIVKSLMKLDYLEHHQFQPRKPWWDKEMAKEDQSAIYRKIIQNPNLAGIPFAELHLHEREVYKQTLLVPFSLDLDELKQKQVVSKEGYLLTFFKPGQAPQFSFITKEQVS
- a CDS encoding anti-sigma-I factor RsgI family protein; translation: MDTQKGIVFETKATYSIFLTSDGLFIKGVPICSSVQVGEEASFRPYNQVKHPRISLKTKWTTPMFAIAATTILLFFILLPSQSTVSAFVQIDINPSIELGIDKNGKVYLFNGLNEDGVALKRNISFWKGKPLSWVMLRIINQSQSIEENEKINITAIYQNEVDQETLGKVIATAVSTSTSQVMTKENVKVINASTSDREIAKIEGISVRQYHDKLEVEKEKKNSKENKQRNSQSKESENVKIKPAHTRNNVNERTAPISEVNQTHNQKGTVKSEKEGNKSKEDIKKPSDKEQSNELKKPNENKVNVQSNQQTKLKKEEIHTNKKIKNDGNKMKSSKINTNKDKKNENRNRNTKKIMR
- a CDS encoding TerC family protein, translated to MELLSMEFLVALLSIIMIDLVLAGDNAIVIGMSAKNLPEHHRKKAIIWGTVGAVVIRILATLAIVWLLKIPGLQVTGGIILIWIAYKLLIEDSEIEGHKASTNLWSAIGTIIVADTIMGLDNVLAVAGAAHGNFILVVIGLIISVPIMVWGSTLFIKVIDKYPIIIYIGSGVLAFTAARMITHERFYLKEYFDANPIIAWTMIILVTVGVLYAGRMKNRNTLAMTKFRKKSRE
- a CDS encoding TrkH family potassium uptake protein gives rise to the protein MHPIFRGIRKLTPVQAIVSYYFLAIAISVGLLNLPGVHQQGVQVNFIDSLFTSVSAVSVTGLSVLNISETYTTFGIAMLMIILQLGGIGIMSLGTFVWLLIGKKIGLRERQLIMIDHNQHSLSGVVNLIIEIIRLLLLIELIGALLLTVYFTQFYDTFSEAFLQGLFASVSATTNGGFDITGESMIPYHNDYFVQIINMFLIILGAIGFPVLIEMKAFLSNKNKNFRFSLFTKITTLTFGILLLVGTVVILALEMFNSFREMSWHEAFFTALFHSVSSRSGGLVTFDITEFSQGTNVFMSALMFIGASPSSVGGGIRTTTFAIAILFLINFARGKNEIQIFNREIQLIDVFRSFAVIILAIFMVLFATIALSISEPTLSITAIVFEITSAFGTCGMSLGITSELSSFGKSLIMILMFVGRVGLISFLFTIGGRTTKTKYHYPKERVIIG
- a CDS encoding ATP-binding protein, which gives rise to MINLFKDNITEVFDFLFYDDKDSVITYKKGKGILKMNRVAREFFSCHKIAELEKKMDKSSLMIWNNFLQDAIISTIAKCQIYLLDSCENVFHFEGCYDRSNFQYVIRFKQSQEQIISSGNVLDFLKYESIFKHAPYGLILTSVEGIIIEVNQKIDTFFEESSSEFVGGNFNLLFDLLPDSKPGAIQYMKTLLSKGSAEMIASKFDESAVEKFYHVISIFNENVNIYMTVICDDTEKIQLRKQIEHLRSLSTLGQLAASIAHEIRNPMTSLKGFTQLLSHQVTKEGSQYLSIIDSELNRMESILNEFLVLSKPTEKSFRFISLSSLISQVVDFMHPQGILKNIEFEYVSCDQGSDCILGDSYELKKVFMNILKNAIEVMPKGGKVTITQTLIENNQVRVSVTDQGEGITAEQMHKIFLPFYTSKQQGTGLGLPHAVQTIEDHGGYIDVESEINQGTTFNLVLPLYPMDSLEVNLIHDVQYAKSSN
- the sigI gene encoding RNA polymerase sigma-I factor codes for the protein MKRKMTFHFYKNPVQSIGLNYCAKWGELVILASIQGLFSKKQSKIDIEELVIQAKNGDNEVLHEILLAYTPFMKKTASFVCKRYISEQDDEYSVAMYAFYEAIEHFELNKNASFLTFAHLLIRRKLIDYIRKESKRKEFSLGQMTAEHEEYQDSFAILESSHSFEQFTAKQQEEERKHQIKVYESLLKPFGLSFQELVKVSPSHEDSRQTAIQIAQIIVETDEFYEILQTKKRLPMKDLESLVHVSRKTLERHRKYIVALVILLKSDLHYIKDYLKGRMP